A region of Arabidopsis thaliana chromosome 5, partial sequence DNA encodes the following proteins:
- a CDS encoding Pentatricopeptide repeat (PPR) superfamily protein (Pentatricopeptide repeat (PPR) superfamily protein; CONTAINS InterPro DOMAIN/s: Pentatricopeptide repeat (InterPro:IPR002885); BEST Arabidopsis thaliana protein match is: Pentatricopeptide repeat (PPR) superfamily protein (TAIR:AT3G62540.1); Has 37965 Blast hits to 11999 proteins in 283 species: Archae - 3; Bacteria - 24; Metazoa - 443; Fungi - 549; Plants - 35727; Viruses - 0; Other Eukaryotes - 1219 (source: NCBI BLink).) — MAAAPWLYLSRRRSSTQTSLRRFLICSSSFDADEFISSQSRVIGGRGEEEVRFSGALFSRMIHSSTYHPYRQIPLPHSVQLLDASLGCRGFSSGSSNVSDGCDEEVESECDNDEETGVSCVESSTNPEEVERVCKVIDELFALDRNMEAVLDEMKLDLSHDLIVEVLERFRHARKPAFRFFCWAAERQGFAHDSRTYNSMMSILAKTRQFETMVSVLEEMGTKGLLTMETFTIAMKAFAAAKERKKAVGIFELMKKYKFKIGVETINCLLDSLGRAKLGKEAQVLFDKLKERFTPNMMTYTVLLNGWCRVRNLIEAARIWNDMIDHGLKPDIVAHNVMLEGLLRSMKKSDAIKLFHVMKSKGPCPNVRSYTIMIRDFCKQSSMETAIEYFDDMVDSGLQPDAAVYTCLITGFGTQKKLDTVYELLKEMQEKGHPPDGKTYNALIKLMANQKMPEHGTRIYNKMIQNEIEPSIHTFNMIMKSYFVARNYEMGRAVWDEMIKKGICPDDNSYTVLIRGLISEGKSREACRYLEEMLDKGMKTPLIDYNKFAADFHRGGQPEIFEELAQRAKFSGKFAAAEIFARWAQMTRRRCKQRFMED, encoded by the coding sequence ATGGCTGCTGCTCCATGGCTCTATCTCTCTAGGAGAAGAAGCTCCACTCAGACTTCATTAAGAAGATTCCTCATTTGCTCTTCTTCATTCGATGCCGATGAATTCATTTCCAGTCAAAGCCGCGTAATCGGCGGgagaggagaagaggaagTACGATTTTCCGGTGCTCTCTTCTCTCGTATGATTCATTCTTCTACTTATCATCCTTACCGTCAAATTCCATTGCCACACTCTGTACAACTGCTTGATGCGAGTCTTGGGTGTAGAGGTTTCTCTAGTGGTAGTTCTAATGTTAGTGATGGATgtgatgaagaagttgaatCTGAATGCGATAATGATGAAGAAACTGGGGTCAGTTGTGTTGAATCAAGTACTAATCCGGAAGAAGTAGAGAGAGTCTGCAAAGTGATTGATGAATTGTTTGCGTTAGATAGAAATATGGAAGCTGTTCttgatgaaatgaaactaGATTTATCACATGATCTCATCGTTGAGGTTTTAGAACGTTTTCGACATGCTAGGAAGCCTGCATTTAGGTTCTTCTGTTGGGCTGCAGAGAGACAAGGATTTGCTCATGACTCAAGAACATATAACTCCATGATGAGTATTTTAGCAAAGACTAGACAGTTCGAGACGATGGTTTCGGTACTCGAAGAGATGGGTACGAAAGGTCTATTGACGATGGAGACATTCACTATCGCGATGAAAGCTTTCGCTGCTGcgaaagagaggaagaaagctGTTGGTATCTTTgagttgatgaagaagtaCAAGTTTAAGATTGGTGTTGAAACCATTAATTGCTTGCTTGATAGTCTTGGCAGGGCTAAGCTTGGAAAAGAAGCTCAGGTTCTGTTTGATAAGCTGAAGGAGAGGTTTACACCTAATATGATGACTTACACTGTTCTACTCAATGGTTGGTGCAGGGTGAGGAACTTGATAGAAGCAGCTAGAATCTGGAATGATATGATTGATCACGGATTGAAACCTGACATTGTAGCTCACAACGTAATGCTTGAAGGGTTGTTGAGGAGTATGAAAAAATCAGATGCGATCAAATTGTTCCATGTTATGAAATCCAAGGGACCTTGCCCTAATGTCCGTAGCTATACCATCATGATCCGGGACTTCTGCAAACAGTCGAGCATGGAAACTGCCATTGAGTACTTTGATGACATGGTTGATTCCGGGTTGCAACCTGATGCTGCGGTTTACACGTGTCTGATCACGGGGTTTGGGACTCAGAAGAAGCTGGATACTGTTTACGAACTGCTCAAGGAGATGCAAGAAAAGGGACACCCTCCGGATGGCAAAACGTATAATGCGTTGATCAAACTGATGGCGAACCAGAAAATGCCGGAACATGGCACAAGGATCTACAACAAGATGATCCAGAACGAAATTGAGCCATCGATACACACGTTCAACATGATAATGAAATCTTACTTCGTGGCGAGAAACTATGAGATGGGGAGAGCAGTTTGGGACGAGATGATCAAGAAAGGGATTTGTCCTGACGATAACTCCTACACGGTTTTGATCAGAGGGCTTATAAGTGAAGGGAAGTCGAGAGAGGCATGCAGATACTTGGAGGAGATGCTTGACAAAGGAATGAAAACCCCTTTGATTGATTATAACAAGTTTGCAGCTGATTTC